In Desulfurobacteriaceae bacterium, the DNA window CCACAATCTGCAGGATCTAGCATTATTTGAATTGCTTGAGGCAAAGTTTGTAAAATCTGTTCAGGTCTTGTTATTTTATCAAAATATCTTGTTACAGGTTTAAAAGAATCATTTTGAGTAATGCCTGGGTTATTAAAATGTTCAACTTGTTGTAAAGCAGGATCTGGCATTCTATTTGCATATGTGTCTCCAGGTAAAAATAGTATTGGAAGTCTATTACTCATAGCAACAGCAGCTGCCGTTATCATATTAGTTGAACCTGGACCAACGGAACTTGTTGCTACAAAAATTTGTTTTCTTCTTTTCGCCCTGGCAAAGGCTATTCCTGTTAAAGCCATATTTTGTTCGTGATGGCCTCTCCAGGTTGGAAGTTCGTCTTTATTTTCCT includes these proteins:
- a CDS encoding thiamine pyrophosphate-binding protein; its protein translation is MKKIKLTCAHALVKHLIAQKILINGKKAPLFAGVFGIFGHGNVACLGQALEENKDELPTWRGHHEQNMALTGIAFARAKRRKQIFVATSSVGPGSTNMITAAAVAMSNRLPILFLPGDTYANRMPDPALQQVEHFNNPGITQNDSFKPVTRYFDKITRPEQILQTLPQAIQIMLDPADCGPACLSLSQDVQGESFDYPEEFFKEKIHSIRRPRPDDFQIKEAAVKIKNSKNPIIRLFYNYTYI